The DNA sequence TTTTTTGTTGCCATTTCTTGGGTTTCAGCGACAAAAAATCTTATTCACCAACGCGGAAATGTAATTTTAAAATCATCTTGATCGATGTTATTTGCTGTTGACTCAATCGTTATTTCAACATTATCTTTATTAGCAATTAAATTAGATACAACTATTAATAACTCGTTTTTTATTTTGATTATTTTGACAGGTTTATCATTTATTTCTGTCTTTATTGGAACGTGAGGTTGATACAAATCAACATGAATGCGTGCTCTAAATAAAATTCATTTAAATATAAAACAGATTGAAGAATAGAAATAATTTACTATTATAATTTATTCTATTATAATTATCCTTGATATATATGCCACCAATTTGACATTTCATGGCTGTAGCAGCCTTTATCGGACCGCTAATATTTGCCATTATTATTTTTTTAGCAGAAAATGAATAATATTATGAATATTGCTTTTTTGGGCACCACTTTTTACGCATCAGAAGTTCTTCAAACAATTTTAAAAAACCCATTAATTAATGTAATCTTAGTTGTTACACCAACTGATAAAAGATGCGATCGAAAAGGACAAGTAATTTTAGGAGAAGTTGCCATTCTTGCAAAACAAGCTAATATCTCGCTTTTACAAACAGAAAACATTAACGATCATTTAGAATACTTAAAAAGTATGAATATTCAGTATATCCTAACTTGTGCTTTTGGGCAATTTATTAAGAAACCAATTTTAGATTCATTCACATGTATTAATATTCATCCTTCGTTATTACCAAAATACCGTGGTGGAGCACCAATTAATTGAGCATTAATTAATGGAGAAGTAAGAACAGGAGTTTCAATTATTGAAATGACACCAAAAATGGATGCAGGGTTAGTTTTTTTTCAAGAAGTAATTCCAATTGAATCAACAGACAATTTTTATTCCTTAGAAAAAAAGTTGATTTTTTTAACATGCGTAAAAATTAACAGTTGATTGATCAACATTCATGAATTAAATTATCAACCAAAATTGCAAAACGATACCAAAGCAACTTTTGGTTTAAATATTAAAAAAGAAGATTTACAAATTAATTGAAGCAAAACTTCCGAAGAAATTTATAATCAAATTCGCGGATTAAATAACATAGGAGCATTCACTTACTATTTACGAGATGGGCAAAGATATTTATTGAAAATTTTTACTTCTAAAATTTGCGACACAAAGGAAAGTAATGCAAATTATGGTGAAGTATTGCAATTTAGTAATGGAATGTTTATTATAAAAACTGGAGACTCAGCGCTAATGGCGTTGGAGATTCAAGTCGAAAACAAAACCAAACAAGAAGCAAAAACTTTTTTAAATGGATTTCGTGGTATTAAAGTAGGAGATGTCCTTGTTTAAAAGAATGAATACATTAGATATTGCTGTTTATTCGATACTAGCTGCAGTTTACTTTGTTGCAACTGCATTTTTAAAATTCGCTCCAAGTGGAACATTTTATTGAGATTTCACTGATTCAATCTTAATTTTGACAATTTTTCTATATCCAAGAAGAAATTATTTATTATGCGTTATTTCTGCTTTTATAGGATACGGTATGGCTGATTTATACGCTGGAGAACCAATTTATATTCCGGCTACATTTTTTACGCGATTTATCACAATTACCTTATTTTTTATATTTTTTGAAAAAATAATTGAAAAACCATATTTTAAGAAACACAATCAATTTGTTCCTCTTTATGCTTTTGTTGTGGTCTTAATTACTCAAATTATTATGGTTTTAACTTATTTTATTTGAGATTTGATTTGTTTTAATATGTCTTTAGCTATTGAAGACCTAATTATTAATATTGTTCAGTTAGCAACTGTTGCTATTATTATTTCAGTAGTTTTTATTTTAAAAGCATCATTATTCAAAAGTATTGCCAATTGCAATGAAAATACCATTTTTACAATTGATTTAACGTCAGATGATTCTGAAATTAAAAACAAAACTTACAAAAATTAATAATTTTTTAATAAATTAGAAAAATGAATTATCATAATAATAATTGAAAAGTTAGGACTGATAAATGAAAAATAAGAAAATCAATAAATGAATTGTGATGTTTTTACTTTATTTTGGTGTAGGAACAATATTATTTTTATCATCAATTTTATTCAAATTAGGATTAGGCACAGGAGATTCATGATACATTAATTTATCTGATGTAGTGTTAATTATTTTTTTATTATATATTTCCAAAACTTATTATAATGTTTGAATGTTTTACGGGATGGCAATTATAGCTTCTTTTTTTACCTTCTTATATCAATGAATATTGAATGATTGATTTTTACCAGAAAGTTTTTTAGGATTCATTCCGATGATTTTATCGACACTAATATTGATTACACTAGTGAATATCGCTGTTAACAATAAATATAAAGTTCTAAAAAAATTTAATTTAACAACAAACATTATTTCAGCTATTTTTATTGGTGAACTTATTAAAGTATTAATAATGACAATATTTTTACTTATTGCGACAACCGACGTTAAAGAACGTTTAGAATCAATTTTTTCCACTGTTGTATTGGCGACGATTTCGTTTATGATTTCTTCAACTGTGATAATTTTATCAAGTAAAAGAAATTCCATTTTTCATCTTACAATGAAGAAAAATAAGTCTTTAGATAAACAAAACAGTAAATTTTAGAACTATCGTTAAAAATAATAAATAACCAATTAAGTTAAAAAAACCTTATAATAATAATAAGGTTATTTAAAACTTAAAGGAGGCTACATTGTTAGCAATTTTAAGATTAGTTGGAAAAATTTCATCATTTATCGCTGGTATAGGAGCTTTGACATTATCGGGTTTATTTATTTATTTAGCTGTAGATTACAGCAAAATAGATTCAATGAGTTCGGGTAGTTCGATTGTGAAAGATATTCATAAAATTGTGATGGATATTTTTAATGGGGTATTAGCTTTTATTCCTGTTATTAAAAACTGAATATCAGAAAACCAAACTGCATTTATTGTTTTTGCCGTTGTTTTTGCCTTATTAGGACTATGAGTATTTTTTATTTCTATTTCAAATAAAAAAATCAATAATTTATTGGAGATCGGAATTGGGGTAGTTACATTATTATTTGTAAGTTGAATTATTGCCATTTTCTTCTTAGTGGGAGGAGTTTTAAAATTATTTACACCAAAAACTAAAACTATTAATGAATTATTGAAATCGATTAGTCAAAAAAGAAATAAACCACAATCAACTAATACGATAAATTCAAACCAAGCCAATACTAATCCAAACAACACCATCAATACTCAAACAAATAATTTTCGTAATGATAGTAACAACAACATTATTTAATTGTTTTCGGAAAAGATTTTTATAAAAGCACTTGTATTGGTGCTTTTTTTATTTTCTTTAATGTTATAAACTTATATAAGTATTTATGAATAAGAAAAACATTCGAAATTTTTGCATCATTGCTCATATTGATCACGGGAAAAGCACATTAGCTGATCGTATTTTAGAACACACTAAAAAAATCAAAGTAAAAAGTGCTCAATTACTTGATGACATGGAATTAGAAAAAGAACGTGGTATTACAATTAAATTAAACACAGTTACTTTAAACTATATCGATCCAAGAACTGATATTCCGTATAAATTACATCTTATCGACACACCTGGTCATGTTGATTTTAATTATGAAGTAAGTCGTAGTTTAGCTGCTTGTGAAGGTGCAATATTAGTTGTTGATAGTTCACAAGGTGTTCAAGCGCAAACAATTTCTAATGTTTACTTGGCGATTGATAATAATTTGGAAATTATTCCAGTTTTAAATAAGATAGATTTGCCACAAGCACGACCAGATGACATTAAACGGGAAATTGAAAACATTATCGGCATAGATTGTACGGATGCTCCTTTAATCTCAGCAAAAACTGGTTTAAACATTGAAGATGTTTTTAATGCAATTATTGATCGCATTCCGTCGCCAAATGGAGACGAAAATAAACCACTACAAGCTCTAATTTTTGATAGTTACTATGATAACCACCGCGGTGTTGTCATTTTGATTTGTGTAAAAGAGGGAAATATTAAGATCGGTGATGAATTAAAGTTTATTCATTCGAAACATACTTTTAAAATAACTAATATTACTATTAAAACACCTGAGATTCGTGAGATTCGTTCTTTAGAAGCTGGTGATATTGGAATGGTTTCTGGAAACATTAAAGATGTTTCTTATGTGAAAATCGGAGATACACTAGTTCATGCAAGCAACAAGAACCCGCAATCGTTACCCGGGTACAAAGTTTTAAAACCAATGGTCTTTATGGGAATATTTCCTGTTGAAAGAGAAGATTATGAACAACTTCGTGATGCTCTAGCAAAAATTAGTTTAAGTGATTCAAGTTTAACTTATGAACAAGATTCATCTGATGCTTTGGGATTTGGATACCGTTGTGGATTTTTAGGTTTATTACATGCTGAAATTATTCAAGAACGTTTAGAACGCGAATATAATTTAAAATTAATTGCCACAGCCCCTTCAGTTCAATATCACATTACAACTAAAAAGGGAGAACAATTTTCATTAGATAACCCTAAAAATCTCCCTCCTTTACAAAACATTAGTTCAATCTCTGAACCATACGTTAATGCTCGTATAATTACTCCTATTGATTTCATCGGTAATGTTTTAACTTTAGCAGCAGATGCTCGTGGTATCTATATTACAACTAATATCATCGATGATACTCGTCATGAATTGGTTTACGAATTTCCACTTTCGGAAATTATTTTTGATTTTTTCAATAATTTAAAATCAGCATCAAAAGGATATGCATCTTTTGATTATGAATTTAAAGAATATAAGATTAGTGATTTGGCGAAAATGGAAATTTTAATTAATGGGGAAGTTGTTGATCCTCTAAGTATGATTACACATAAAGAAAAAGCTTATTATCGCGGGAAACATATTTGCGAACGTTTAAAAGAATTAATTCCAAAAAAACAATTTGAAATTCCTATTCAAGCAGCAATTAATAATAAAGTTATTGCTCGTGAAACTATCAAAGCTTATAGAAAAAATGTTTTGGCTAAATGTTATGGAGGAGATATTTCTCGTAAAAGAAAACTTCTAGAAAAACAAAAAGAGGGAAAAAAACGTATGAAAATGGTGGGAAGCGTTGAGATTCCACAAACAGCATTTTTATCTGTTTTAAACATTGGGGATAAAAATAACAAAAAATAAAGTATTCTTTTTACAAAATAATTTTTAGTAAGTTAGTATTAAATTAGTAATTATGGAAAACACATTTCTAAACGATATATTTGCCGAGAAAATTGAAGAAAAATTTACAGACAAAGAATACTTAAGTAAGCAAGAGATAATGCAATACCTTGGGCATGATTATAATGAAAATGTATGGAAAAATATTACTAATTATCGTTTAAAATTACGACGCCACACAGATTTAAGTCATTTAATTCGTGGAGTTAAAGTGACGTTTTTTTATACATATAGTCATTTTCTAATTAAAAAAATGGATGAAGTTAGTCATTTGCTCGGAAATGCTAACGCTAAAGTATTGGAAATGAAAATTAATAATATCGTTCAGGGAACTAATGATTATGCTCAATTGATTGAGGAATATCAAAATTCTGAATGAAATCTTTTAGTTAACACCACTATTAATGAAAATGATTTAATTAGTTCCAAAAATCGATTAAATGATCAAAAAGAGATTTTTGCAAATTTATTTTCAGCTGAATATTTTCAAAGTCCTGAAAAATATGATGCTAAATTAATTCATAAATGATTATCCGCTTTTAATATTTATCATGGCTATACTTTTCGTAAAAAAAATTATATTGACTCTAATTTTTATACTACACATGTTCGTTGTAACGATATTCCTAGCCATTTTCAAGAATTAATTAGTTATGTTAACGAAAATTCCAAAGAACCGTTATTAATAAAAGCATCATTAGTATTTTTATATGTTCGTTTGGGAATAATTTTCGAAGAAGGAAACGATATTGCAGCTCTTTTATCTTTTTATTATGTAATTGCCAAAGAATATCCTAATTTAACGCCGTTTATTTTATCAGCGCAAACAATTATTAATAATTTTGCTTCAAAAATTTCATTAAGTTTGAAACATGTAAACACACATGATTATGATGCAACATTCATCATTATTGCTTTACTGAATATGTTAGAAACTCATTTGAAAGGATTAATTGCTAGAACTCATATCAATAAAGATAACATTCAAGATATTATTCCAATCGAAAAACAAATTAGCAATTTACATGAGAATTTTCCTTTGTTAACTCAAAAAGAATTAGAATTTTACGTTAAATATGCTCAAGAAAATAAATATTATGATGTGAAAGATTATCAAAAATTTGCTAGTTGCTCATATGAGACAGCAAGAACATCAATGCAAAGCATGAACGAACAAAATTTATTAGAAAAAATTAAAATTTCAAAAAAATTTGTTTATAAAAAAATTTCTAAACAAAAGTAGAAAATTTATTTATTTATAATAAAACAAAGAGGAAAATGTGAATTTTTTAGAGATTAATATATTTGGAAAAACAGGCGACCCACTAGTAATATTACTGGTTTCAATATTAGGCGGAGTCGTCCTTTATAATTTATTTTTAGTAGGGTGTTTATTTTTTACATCAGTAAAAATTAAAAAATTAAAAGCAAACAGAAACTATGAAGATGAAGTTAAATTAGAAAAATTACAATCAAAATTAGTTCAACAAGAAGAAGCGATTAAAAAACGTGAAGAAGAATTTGAAAACCATGTAGATGAGTGAAATTCTAAAGAAATGGAATTAGGTACTAACGAAGCAAAATTTGAAATCGAAAATTTAAAAGAAAAAGACTGAAAAAAAGTTGAACAATATATTGAAGAACATCCGGAAGATTGAGTGAATTTTGCATTAAAAATAAACCCAAAATCACGTTTTTGATTAGGGATAAAAGCGCAATTAGAAGGAAAAACTGTTTCTCAAGAAATTAAATTAGAAAAAAAATCTATTCCACTAACTCGTGACGAAACTGATATGCAGGAACAACAACTAGAATCCGATGTTGTCAAAACCATTCCGACACCAACAATTAAAAAAGGGTGATTTAAAAGTAGACCACAAGCAGAAACACCTTTTGAATCTACACCTGTTGCGCAACCTGATGAACAATCACCAGATCCAATTCCAGTTGTTGAAGAAAAAAGAGGATGATTTGGTAGAAGAAAACAACAACAATCACTGAATACTTCTCAAGAAGTGGTCACTCCTCCGATTCAACAACAATCATCACCTTCAGCACAAAATATTAGTTCAAACGAACAATCGTTCATCGCCAGTTGTGAAAATTTAACAAAAGAAATTGATACAAATGATAATTTTCACGAAGATAAAATGATTTTTAAGCAAGATTTTGAAGTTGAGTCTGATATCTATAAAAAACCATTAGATGATGATTTATTTGTTAATATGGATGATATCATCGGAGCAAAAGAAGAAGAGAAAAAAAATAAGTCTCAATCAACTCGTTTTAGTTTATTTAAAGGTCGACCAGATCGCATTATACCGTCAGTGAAGAAAAATATTTTCACCAACGCTTCTCCAAAAAAATTTGGAAATCGGAAAGAACAAGTTGAAGAGGATATAAAAACTCTTGAATTAGAATTAGAAAAGTAGAAAGGTAAAAAATATGGGGAATATTATTAACAATCCAAACAATCAAAACCCAACTGAAGAAAAACCAATTTCAACTTCCTTGGAAAGACCTGAACGTGGTTTTTTTGGACAGCATCGTCAATACCATGAAGATGAGAGAGAATACTTAATCACTAAGAGTGGTGTTAAAATTGATAACACTGATCCGTATTACTATATTCTTCTACAAATTTACCATTACAAAAATTATCTAAAATTTTATGCAGTAAGTAGCTTACTTGTTGGTTTAATATTAATTATTGTTGGAATGGTATTTGTAGCTATTGCTAATATCTCATTCATTGTAGCTATCATTGTGGGAGCAGTATTCCTAATTAATTCATTTCGTTACAATCACATTAAATATAAATTTATACGTAGTTTAAGATTATATTCAAGTACAGCTCCTAAATTCAAACAAGAAAAAACACCATTACCTAAATTTTTAAGTCAAGTGTATCGTTCATTAAGAAAACGTTTAATCACAACAAATATTGCTTGTGGAATTATTTATTTATTAAGTTTAAGTTATATTATTGTTTATCTAATTTTAGATAAACATAATATTCCGTCATCATTCTTTGTGAGCAGATTTTATGTAATAAGTGTTATTATTTTTGTTGCAACAATTCTTTATCATACTACAAATTTATATATTATTTACAAGCGTAAAACAGAAATTGAAATCATTTTTAATAAGGGTGATCAAATTCCGATTTGAAATATGAAGCATTATCTAAAAAGAAAAATGCAAAAAAAAGCTGAGGAACAAAATTTAAAAATGGATGTTGTTCAAAAAACAAGTCCAGTTTACGTTGAAGATGAAGATTAAAAATAATTTTCAACATTTATATATTCACGTTCCATTTTGTAAAAAAATTTGTGATTATTGTGATTTTTACAAAACAATTGATACCACAAAAACAGATCCTTACTTTCTAAGATTGGAAGAAGAATTAATTAAGTTCCAATCTAATCTTCAAAGTATAAAAACTATTTTTATTGGTGGCGGAACTCCAAATGTTTTTTCAAATGATGATCTAGAAAACTTTTTTTCAATATTAGAAAAGTATCTTGATACAAAAGTTAGTGAATTCACAACCGAATCAAATCCTGAATTTATTAATCTAGATCAAATTAAAATTTGGAAAAAATATCATATTAATCGAATAAGTATTGGAATTCAAAGTACTAATAGCAATTTGCTTGCTAATTACAACCGTTATCAAGATCAAGAATTAGAAAATAAGATAATGTTAATAAAAGAATATTTTACAAATGTTTCTTTCGATTTTATTTATAATTTCCCTGGTCAAACGTTAGAAGATATTAAGAATGATCTAGCATTTATTGCAAAACATAATCCTGATCATATTTCATGATATAGTTTAATTCTCAAAGATAAAACAATGCTAAAACATAAAAATATTAAATTAGATGAGGATAATGAAATTCTGTTTGCTGATTTTATTAAGCGAGAATTAAAAAAATTAGGATATGAAAATTATGAAGTAAGTAATTTTGCCAAGAACAAAAAATATGCTTGACACAATCTCGCTTATTGAACTTCCAAAGATTGATTAGGTGTTGGACCATCAGCTGCCACATTT is a window from the Mycoplasma sp. (ex Biomphalaria glabrata) genome containing:
- the fmt gene encoding methionyl-tRNA formyltransferase, coding for MNIAFLGTTFYASEVLQTILKNPLINVILVVTPTDKRCDRKGQVILGEVAILAKQANISLLQTENINDHLEYLKSMNIQYILTCAFGQFIKKPILDSFTCINIHPSLLPKYRGGAPINWALINGEVRTGVSIIEMTPKMDAGLVFFQEVIPIESTDNFYSLEKKLIFLTCVKINSWLINIHELNYQPKLQNDTKATFGLNIKKEDLQINWSKTSEEIYNQIRGLNNIGAFTYYLRDGQRYLLKIFTSKICDTKESNANYGEVLQFSNGMFIIKTGDSALMALEIQVENKTKQEAKTFLNGFRGIKVGDVLV
- a CDS encoding ECF transporter S component is translated as MNTLDIAVYSILAAVYFVATAFLKFAPSGTFYWDFTDSILILTIFLYPRRNYLLCVISAFIGYGMADLYAGEPIYIPATFFTRFITITLFFIFFEKIIEKPYFKKHNQFVPLYAFVVVLITQIIMVLTYFIWDLICFNMSLAIEDLIINIVQLATVAIIISVVFILKASLFKSIANCNENTIFTIDLTSDDSEIKNKTYKN
- the lepA gene encoding translation elongation factor 4 — its product is MNKKNIRNFCIIAHIDHGKSTLADRILEHTKKIKVKSAQLLDDMELEKERGITIKLNTVTLNYIDPRTDIPYKLHLIDTPGHVDFNYEVSRSLAACEGAILVVDSSQGVQAQTISNVYLAIDNNLEIIPVLNKIDLPQARPDDIKREIENIIGIDCTDAPLISAKTGLNIEDVFNAIIDRIPSPNGDENKPLQALIFDSYYDNHRGVVILICVKEGNIKIGDELKFIHSKHTFKITNITIKTPEIREIRSLEAGDIGMVSGNIKDVSYVKIGDTLVHASNKNPQSLPGYKVLKPMVFMGIFPVEREDYEQLRDALAKISLSDSSLTYEQDSSDALGFGYRCGFLGLLHAEIIQERLEREYNLKLIATAPSVQYHITTKKGEQFSLDNPKNLPPLQNISSISEPYVNARIITPIDFIGNVLTLAADARGIYITTNIIDDTRHELVYEFPLSEIIFDFFNNLKSASKGYASFDYEFKEYKISDLAKMEILINGEVVDPLSMITHKEKAYYRGKHICERLKELIPKKQFEIPIQAAINNKVIARETIKAYRKNVLAKCYGGDISRKRKLLEKQKEGKKRMKMVGSVEIPQTAFLSVLNIGDKNNKK
- the hemW gene encoding radical SAM family heme chaperone HemW, encoding MKIKNNFQHLYIHVPFCKKICDYCDFYKTIDTTKTDPYFLRLEEELIKFQSNLQSIKTIFIGGGTPNVFSNDDLENFFSILEKYLDTKVSEFTTESNPEFINLDQIKIWKKYHINRISIGIQSTNSNLLANYNRYQDQELENKIMLIKEYFTNVSFDFIYNFPGQTLEDIKNDLAFIAKHNPDHISWYSLILKDKTMLKHKNIKLDEDNEILFADFIKRELKKLGYENYEVSNFAKNKKYAWHNLAYWTSKDWLGVGPSAATFFYDNEEKCYVEGRNTESIDNWVCEYENLSSQTAAAQIIYMNLRLQKGCELTNERIQESINILWNKIVTLEETKLIEKEGNYMKVTKKGKNLLNDIFEFMLE